A stretch of the Rosa rugosa chromosome 5, drRosRugo1.1, whole genome shotgun sequence genome encodes the following:
- the LOC133709134 gene encoding dynamin-related protein 4C-like, with protein MGGGAKHTASKSTASKSKSTAAIPNVLGDSSLAIVEQQDAVPLAINAPIVSSYNDKIRPLLDAVDKLRNLMVMDEGIQLPTIVVVGDQSSGKSSVLESLAGINLPRGQGICTRVPLIMRLQHHASVEPELSLEYNGRVDRTNEDNISEDIVKATSVIAGGGKGISNTPLTLLVKKNGVPDLTMVDLPGITRVPVHGQPENIYDQIRDMIMEYIKPEESIILNVLSASVDFTTCESIRMSQSVDKTGERTLAVVTKVDKAPEGLLEKVTADDVNIGLGYVCVRNRIGDETYEEATAIAHELFQTHPLLSKIDKSIVGIPVLAQKLVQIQATSIARNLPEIVKKINDRLNATLSELNKMPKSLSSIAEAMTAFMQILGCAKESLRKILLRGEFEEYSDDRRMHCTARLVEMLNQYSDDLYKCAESDPKIRFLMDEIKMLEEAKGIALPNFLPRNAFLLILQSKVREISSIPIGFVDQVWSYIEDVVISVLMKHSENYYQLQLSARRAGHNLMAKMKDRSIRWMMEIVEMEKLTDYTCDPEYVAEWNKLMAQQEAFMNGVLHDEERPSTIAIQGIGEVEVEVLRHYPHVLAQAFDLKMRMTAYWKVVLRRFVDCMALHLQLSVSNLVNKEMEVEIVNELMGPYGGGIERMLEESPAVAVKREKLNKSIKKLRDSKEVVAKIMDGIISYGD; from the coding sequence ATGGGAGGAGGGGCAAAGCACACTGCTTCAAAAAGCACTGCCAGCAAAAGCAAATCAACCGCTGCAATCCCAAACGTACTAGGAGACTCATCCTTGGCCATAGTAGAACAGCAAGATGCAGTACCTCTCGCTATCAACGCACCGATTGTGTCGTCTTACAACGACAAAATCCGTCCTCTCCTTGATGCAGTGGACAAGCTTCGGAACCTGATGGTTATGGATGAAGGCATCCAGCTCCCAACAATCGTTGTAGTAGGAGACCAGTCATCTGGAAAGTCAAGCGTCCTTGAATCTCTGGCTGGCATCAACCTGCCACGTGGCCAAGGCATCTGCACCAGGGTGCCACTCATTATGAGGCTGCAGCACCATGCCAGTGTGGAGCCGGAGCTGTCGTTGGAGTACAATGGCAGAGTGGACCGCACCAATGAAGACAACATATCTGAAGACATTGTGAAGGCAACTAGTGTCATCGCTGGAGGCGGTAAGGGAATTTCCAATACCCCATTGACATTGCTAGTGAAGAAGAATGGGGTACCGGATTTGACCATGGTGGATCTTCCGGGAATCACTAGAGTTCCGGTTCATGGCCAGCCTGAAAATATCTATGACCAGATAAGAGACATGATCATGGAGTATATCAAGCCGGAAGAGAGCATTATTCTGAATGTTCTGTCTGCAAGTGTTGATTTTACCACTTGTGAATCGATTAGGATGTCGCAGAGCGTGGATAAGACTGGTGAGAGGACACTTGCTGTGGTCACTAAGGTTGACAAGGCTCCGGAGGGACTGTTAGAGAAGGTCACGGCTGATGATGTCAACATTGGACTTGGCTATGTCTGTGTGAGGAACAGAATTGGAGATGAGACTTATGAGGAGGCGACTGCTATTGCTCACGAGCTGTTTCAAACACATCCTCTTCTTTCCAAGATTGACAAATCTATTGTTGGCATTCCAGTTTTAGCTCAAAAGCTGGTTCAGATTCAAGCTACTAGTATAGCAAGGAATTTGCCGGAAATTGTGAAGAAGATCAATGATAGACTCAATGCTACCCTTTCCGAGCTGAACAAAATGCCAAAAAGTCTCTCATCTATTGCTGAGGCAATGACGGCTTTTATGCAGATCCTTGGATGTGCAAAGGAGTCACTCAGGAAAATTCTTCTGAGAGGCGAATTTGAAGAGTATTCTGATGATAGAAGGATGCACTGCACAGCTCGGTTGGTTGAGATGCTCAATCAATACTCTGATGATCTTTACAAGTGTGCGGAGAGCGACCCCAAGATCAGGTTTTTGATGGATGAGATCAAGATGTTGGAAGAAGCCAAAGGTATTGCGCTTCCAAATTTTCTTCCTCGCAATGCTTTTCTTTTAATCTTGCAATCAAAAGTGAGGGAGATTTCGAGCATACCTATTGGATTTGTAGATCAAGTCTGGAGTTACATTGAGGATGTTGTAATATCAGTCTTGATGAAACACTCGGAAAATTACTACCAGCTTCAGTTGTCTGCCAGAAGAGCTGGTCATAATCTGATGGCTAAGATGAAGGATAGGTCCAttaggtggatgatggagatTGTTGAAATGGAGAAGCTTACTGACTATACATGTGATCCTGAATATGTTGCTGAATGGAATAAGTTGATGGCTCAGCAGGAAGCATTTATGAATGGGGTTCTGCATGATGAGGAACGGCCTTCTACTATAGCTATACAGGGTATTGGGGAGGTTGAGGTTGAAGTCCTTAGGCATTACCCTCACGTGCTTGCTCAGGCTTTTGACCTGAAGATGAGGATGACTGCTTATTGGAAAGTTGTGCTGAGGAGGTTCGTTGATTGTATGGCACTGCATTTGCAGTTGTCTGTTTCAAATCTGGTGAACAAAGAGATGGAAGTTGAGATTGTTAATGAGTTGATGGGGCCATATGGTGGTGGAATTGAGAGGATGCTTGAGGAGTCACCGGCTGTGGCTGTTAAACGTGAGAAGCTGAACAAGAGTATCAAGAAGCTGAGGGACTCTAAGGAGGTTGTGGCCAAGATTATGGATGGCATCATTAGCTATGGTGATTAA